In Vigna unguiculata cultivar IT97K-499-35 chromosome 3, ASM411807v1, whole genome shotgun sequence, a single genomic region encodes these proteins:
- the LOC114174919 gene encoding class V chitinase-like, whose amino-acid sequence MAMVYSNKFQFVVSFFLFMLHLHASTAQNIIGGYWFADSGSPAADINSTLFTHLFCAFADTNPTNFTVTISSSNSAKFSSFTQTVQQKNPSVKTLLSIGGGASNPSTFSAMASQPTSRKSFIDSAIQLARSNNFHGVDIDWEYPSTPSDMQNFGIFSREFRTSLISEARNSGKPILLLSCAVFRSSDYYSLEMPSKAMNDSFDIINVMSYDFHGPNWFPNRTAAPASLNYQTNSGAYQVGGDQGIRSWIAAGVSRRKLAMGIPYYGYAWRLRNGSNNGLYAPANGSAFGGDGSMGYNQIRAFVSQNGARCVYNSTLVTDYCYAGTTWIGYDDVQSVAAKVNYCKNNGLLGHFVWQVASDNNWALSQTGDCQKFLIPFVDT is encoded by the coding sequence ATGGCAATGGTTTACTCTAACAAGTTTCAATTTGTGGTTTCCTTTTTCCTCTTCATGCTGCATCTCCACGCATCCACTGCACAAAACATCATAGGAGGGTATTGGTTCGCAGATAGTGGTTCCCCAGCAGCAGACATCAATTCCACACTTTTCACGCATCTCTTTTGTGCCTTTGCCGACACGAACCCTACCAATTTCACAGTCACAATTTCCTCTTCAAACTCTGCTAAGTTTTCATCATTCACCCAAACCGTTCAGCAGAAGAACCCTTCTGTTAAAACCCTATTATCCATAGGAGGTGGAGCTTCCAATCCATCAACCTTTTCAGCAATGGCGAGTCAACCCACTTCGCGAAAATCGTTCATCGACTCGGCAATACAACTAGCCCGATCAAACAACTTCCACGGCGTTGACATCGATTGGGAGTATCCATCAACTCCCTCAGACATGCAAAACTTTGGCATATTCTCCAGAGAATTCAGAACTTCTCTGATCAGCGAAGCTAGAAACTCAGGGAAGCCGATTTTGCTCCTTAGTTGTGCAGTATTTCGCTCTTCCGACTACTACTCATTGGAAATGCCTTCTAAGGCAATGAATGATAGTTTTGACATTATAAATGTAATGTCTTATGATTTCCACGGTCCAAATTGGTTCCCCAACAGAACAGCAGCACCGGCTTCGTTGAATTATCAGACAAATTCCGGAGCATACCAAGTGGGTGGAGATCAAGGAATCAGATCTTGGATTGCCGCCGGTGTTTCTCGACGAAAACTAGCAATGGGTATACCCTATTATGGCTATGCGTGGCGTTTGAGGAATGGGAGTAACAATGGATTGTATGCTCCTGCTAATGGTTCTGCCTTTGGTGGAGATGGGTCCATGGGGTACAACCAGATTAGGGCATTTGTGAGCCAGAATGGAGCACGGTGTGTCTACAACTCAACTCTGGTCACTGATTATTGCTATGCTGGAACAACATGGATTGGCTATGATGATGTCCAGAGTGTAGCTGCCAAGGTTAATTATTGCAAGAACAATGGTTTGCTTGGCCATTTTGTTTGGCAGGTTGCTTCAGACAACAACTGGGCTCTTTCTCAAACAGGTGACTGTCAAAAATTCCTCATTCCATTTGTTGATACGTAA
- the LOC114175226 gene encoding cysteine-rich receptor-like protein kinase 10, which produces MSPRKVVLLITFLMFQSSSEEASESWFKIGYWYSGSNSAVSDINSALYTHLICAFAQVNTSTFQISLPSTNHQPFSTFTHTVKLKNPSITTLLSTGGDQNTAAIRSMLSNASSRKPFIQSSITMARLYAFQGLDLSWSTIQTSSDADNLGHFFQEWRLAAKSEAQANNSSLPELILTAAVQASPDLNKGSYPVDSIRSNLNWVHVNTYSYRTPMSQNFTAAPSALYDPHDVTHINTDYYIRAWIGKGLDAKKLILGLAFFGCAWKLQNHDSNTIGAVATGPADDTDQGFISYRDIKDKVRENGVAVHYNESYVTNYCMFGSTWIGYDDVEAVERKVLYARDMGLLGYYVWQISQDDHNSTLARAAAEQVKDGKEEQWKLLVIILSVTATVILMLGISFYFQKKRIFRRTGTMLNAAKGCWTKTLNNKEAAEPFHGNTPDLHGYRFSDIKAATCDFSPQNKIGQGGYGPVYKGILPDDEEIAVKKLSKASTQGFQEFKNEVTLTAKLQHVNLVRLLGFCVERGEQMLVYEYMPNKSLDFYLFDAMRRHLLDWNKRVDIIEGVTQGLLYLQEYSRFTIIHRDIKASNVLLDAEMKPKISDFGMARIFIKNEQEANTNKIVGTYGYVPPEYVREGVYSTKSDVYSFGVLLLQIISGKKTHGFYGEKEDLKLLEYAYELWKEGKGMEVMDDSLDDRNSECKLVRCMEIALLCVQEHASDRPSMLQVCAMLRNQDKSHAIPKKPAFSRVEDKDDVNECQTLQNVSVDDGTITQIVGR; this is translated from the exons ATGTCGCCCAGAAAAGTTGTTCTCCTCATCACTTTTCTGATGTTCCAATCCTCATCAGAAGAAGCTTCTGAATCATGGTTCAAAATCGGTTACTGGTACAGCGGCAGCAACTCTGCAGTATCCGATATAAACTCTGCGCTCTACACTCATCTCATATGCGCCTTCGCACAAGTCAACACTTCCACCTTCCAAATCTCCCTCCCCTCAACCAACCACCAACCCTTCTCCACTTTCACACACACCGTCAAACTCAAAAACCCTTCCATCACCACTCTCCTCTCCACCGGCGGCGACCAAAACACCGCCGCCATCCGATCCATGCTCTCCAACGCCTCTTCCAGGAAACCCTTCATCCAATCTTCCATCACAATGGCCAGACTCTACGCCTTTCAGGGCCTCGACCTTTCCTGGTCCACCATCCAAACATCCTCTGACGCAGACAACCTCGGACACTTTTTCCAAGAATGGCGGCTTGCGGCAAAATCTGAAGCCCAAGCTAATAACTCTTCACTCCCAGAACTGATCCTAACTGCTGCAGTTCAAGCTTCACCAGATTTGAATAAAGGGTCCTACCCAGTGGACTCGATCAGAAGTAACCTCAACTGGGTACATGTTAATACCTACTCCTACCGTACACCCATGTCGCAGAACTTCACTGCTGCACCTTCAGCTCTGTATGACCCTCATGATGTTACTCACATCAACACGGACTACTATATCAGGGCTTGGATTGGGAAGGGTTTAGATGCGAAGAAGTTGATTTTGGGTTTGGCTTTCTTCGGGTGTGCATGGAAACTCCAAAATCATGATAGCAACACAATAGGAGCAGTTGCAACTGGTCCGGCAGATGATACCGACCAAGGGTTCATAAGCTACAGGGACATTAAAGATAAGGTTCGGGAAAATGGGGTTGCAGTACATTACAATGAGAGTTATGTTACAAATTACTGCATGTTTGGATCGACATGGATTGGCTATGACGATGTTGAGGCTGTTGAGAGGAAGGTGTTGTATGCCCGAGATATGGGGTTGCTTGGTTACTATGTTTGGCAAATTTCCCAAGATGACCACAATTCCACACTCGCTCGCGCAGCAG CTGAACAGGTTAAAGACGGCAAAGAGGAGCAATGGAAATTGTTAGTGATAATTTTGAGCGTAACTGCTACCGTTATTCTCATGTTAGGTATCTCATTCTACTTTCAAAAGAAGAGAATATTCAGAAGAACTG GGACAATGCTGAATGCTGCAAAAGGTTGTTGGACTAAAACCTTGAATAACAAAGAAGCTGCAGAACCTTTTCATGGGAATACTCCAGATTTACATGGCTATAGATTTTCTGACATTAAAGCGGCTACATGTGACTTTTCACCTCAAAATAAGATAGGACAAGGTGGTTATGGTCCTGTTTACAAG GGCATCCTACCTGATGATGAAGAAATAGCTgtgaaaaaattatcaaaagctTCCACACAAGGATTCCAGGAATTCAAAAATGAGGTAACACTAACGGCAAAGCTACAACATGTGAATCTTGTTCGGTTGTTAGGTTTCTGCGTTGAACGAGGGGAGCAGATGCTGGTGTATGAGTACATGCCTAATAAGAGCTTGGACTTCTACCTTTTTG ATGCTATGAGACGACATTTGTTGGATTGGAATAAGCGCGTTGATATCATCGAGGGAGTTACGCAAGGTCTTCTTTATCTTCAAGAATATTCGAGATTCACCATAATTCACAGAGACATAAAAGCTAGCAATGTTTTGTTAGACGCAGAGATGAAGCCAAAGATTTCAGACTTTGGGATGGCAagaatattcataaaaaatgaacagGAGGCCAACACAAACAAGATTGTGGGAACATA TGGTTATGTTCCTCCCGAATACGTAAGAGAAGGTGTGTACTCAACCAAATCTGATGTGTATAGTTTTGGGGTGCTACTTCTACAAATTATAAGTGGCAAGAAGACACATGGTTTTTACGGAGAGAAGGAAGATTTAAAGCTCTTGGAGTAT GCATATGAATTATGGAAAGAAGGAAAGGGTATGGAGGTGATGGATGATTCATTGGATGATAGAAATTCAGAGTGTAAACTAGTGAGATGCATGGAAATCGCTTTGTTATGTGTCCAAGAACATGCAAGTGATAGGCCTTCAATGCTACAAGTTTGTGCAATGTTGAGAAACCAAGATAAATCTCATGCCATCCCCAAAAAACCagcattttcaagagtggaagACAAGGACGATGTGAATGAGTGTCAAACGTTGCAAAATGTTTCAGTCGACGATGGAACCATCACTCAAATTGTTGGCAGATAG